Below is a genomic region from Culicoides brevitarsis isolate CSIRO-B50_1 chromosome 2, AGI_CSIRO_Cbre_v1, whole genome shotgun sequence.
aaaataaataaaaaattttacttttatttaaaaacaagtgaaataaaaaaataaataaaaataaaaaaattatttcaaattatccttcaggaaaaaaattttttttatttaaaaaaaaaatgtttaaaaaatttttaaatatttaaaaattaagcatttaaaaaaaaattaaaaaaaaaaaaaattattcttcagtaatttttttacttttatttaaaaaaaatgttaaaaaaaatttattttattttaaattattcttcttaaaaattaaaaactaaaaaaaaaacaaaatttgtcatttaaaagcttaataaaaaaaaatttttttcatgaaattttgtcttaacggttcataaaattaaagttattgtTCATTGCATACATTTGtgggaataaaaatttacctcttCGCGGGACTtggattcaaatttttctcattcgtTGTCGACTTATTTTGATAATCTTCGATTTTCACGGCGACTTGAGGATTTGCCTTCTTGATCGTTGCAGGTCCCGTTGCTCTTGGCACGAAAAACTGTTGAGGAAATTTGGGCGGCGAACTTCCCATATTCGCGCCATTGAATTGAAACGACTTGATCGACTCCATCTCGGCACTTTCTCCATTAACTTTTGCCGATTCGTGCGCTACGACGCGATGCAACGTACTTTGCGGTGCctttttcaacgaattttgCGGCGTAACATCGTAATCGGGAGTTGGCGTTGGCGCGGGAGGCGTTTCAACATGTTGCTCTTCCTGCTGTTTGTCTTTTTCCGTCTCGACAAATCCATTTTTGAACATTCGCTTGTGCGCCAGTTTGAATTCTTCCATCAGCATGTCGTGTTGCTTCATGTTCGACGTGAATCCGGTGCCTGATTGCTTCTTTGGCGCTGGCGGTTcagaaatttttggattttcggaTGGTTCGAGTTCTTTTTTCTCGGCGCGACGACGAATTTCTTCGAATAAGGCACATTTTAggtctttgttgttgtttgaatCGCTTTCGGAGGTCACGCCCGAGATGGAAGATGCTGTGCTTTGAAGATCTAAAGGCATCATGGGAGGCGGCGGAGCAGGAATACTTTTGCCATTGCTTGAAACGACCTTCTTTTGTAACGTCGCTGCTTGATGAACTTCGACtttgatggttttttgttcgttattgttattgatttttgtgttGTCCCCGATTTTTATCGCTTCCATGCTGTGAGCAAGCATGGCTTCTTTCGTTTTTGCATCCCCGCCAGCGTAATTCGATATCAAAATGTTGTTAATTAACGTTCCGTTCTCCGATAATTTGATAATTGTCGTATTATTCACCCCTTTTGTCGTCGTAGTTGACGTTCCATTTGACGAAATTTGCGTCGTTTTGCTTCTCGGGGGCACTTTTGGAGCTTGAACTTGTTTCAATGATCTTTTTACTTCGCCTCCTGCTTGTCTAACTTTCGTTCGAATGTTCAAATTTCGTTTATCGCCTGAACTCGAATTGCTTTCCTCCCGCACGATTGATAATCGCTTCGAATTTTCATTACCCCAACATGGACTTTGATCTCCCGTGGCACTGCTTGCTGACGAATTGTATCCACTCGACTCATTTGGGAACAAATCAACGCCTTCCGACACGCGAATCAACAAGTCTAAGGTATGGCTCTCCTTCATGATCGACACAGCTTCGTTAAAGGCAATGTTGGTAAAGTCGATGCCGTTGCACGATAAAATTTGATCTCCGGGACGCAATCCAGCATTTCGCGCAACGCCATTTTCTTTGgtgaattgaatgaaaattccgGGTTTCCATTCAGGGCCTttacaaattctaaaaaaaaaataatttttgttaaaaattttgaaaaatttctttaaaaaaatttacttacccGCATCCAAGTTTCATTTTGGGCGCCAAAGTGAGCATAATTCGTTCCAAATTTTCCGTCGCTTTCGGTTGTTTACTTCCAATGACTTGCCAACTCAACGGATCCGCGACGTATTCTTTGATTGGAATAATCCCAACGCctgaaaaaaacatcaaaactcgtgaaaaatgaaatttttctgcatttcCGTCGTCGCGTCATGTCATCAAACTCGCATGAAAACAAAAGCAAACATCACGCAAAAATAATTACCGACAAAACAATgtgaaaaattcgtaaaaatttctaaattcgCTCCATTTCATGTCATTGTCACCCGCGTTTTATCAACATCAATCGCAACGCGACATTCCTCGTTTCTCGTCATTCATCAAACAAGCGAGAGAGagatcaaaaaacttttaattcgcGATTAATTGACGAATGATGAAATTCATTCACACATCGTTACAAATTTCACTTTCTTTCCTtcgtttggatttttttttcatcgcactgcatttttttttgtcctttctCGCCAAATTCCTTCGTCGAAATGATAACGAatgttcaagaaatttaaaaagcattttttgtacgTCATTTCCAATCTATCACATTCGCAGTTTTTCTCGTCGTCATCTCATGTACACACACGCTTTTTGCACTGAATTCGTAtgaataaaagtgaaattatgTTGATAGCTttcagataaaataaattcaagtttGTACGTCATCGAATGGGTATGAGTCAAGTTTCATACATAAATATGAGATATggcaaaagtttttgttaaatgaaaaatttgagcgtattttaacaaaatttaaatttttcattaaaatttattttattattttttttttaaaaaaaatttaaaattttttttaaaaaaattttttttttaaataaaaaaatttgaataaaattaaaaaataattaaatgaaataattttaagaaaaattttaaaaaaaaatttaaaaaatttttaaaagaaagccaaaaatttttttttaaattgcaaaaatttttaaaaaaaattcttagaaaaaatttcaaaaaaaaataattttgaaaaaaaaaaaaaatttttaaaattaaaaaaatttttaaaaaaaagtttaaaattgaaaaaaaatttcattattagaaaaaaaaaatttaatttaaaaaaaattttaattattaaaaaaaaaattataaaaaaaaattaaaaatttaaaatttattattcaaaaaaaaaagtaaaaattaaaaaataaaactttataagagagattacgaaaattttttttttaaaagagcgaaatttgttaaaaagttttctcaaaatttaaaattttttagaaataattactcagaattttaaaatttttgaaaaaataaaaaaaaattagaaatgacattttaaaattaaaaaattttaaaaaaaattaaaaaaaaaaataaaaaataaattttaaaaaaaaaaattaaaaaaaagaactttataagagaaaattttaaaaaataaaataatttaataattttcttttgaaacagacagacaaaaaaaattttcaatttttttttcaaaatttctccgaaatgcattaaaaaacaaacaacaataataatatagagCTCGCTACTCATAACTGATTCAGACACAATACATTACGTCGTCTTGCCTGATATTTGCACACCATTCGCTCTACtctgttattattacattacgtttatttattattataaggtTGCAAAGACGATGCCGTGCCTACTTGTTGCTTCTAGGCGAGTTTGTTTGCTGATGATGGCTCACTTGTttgcagagagaaaaaaaaataatagaaaggaaaagaaataaaaatgaaacaaaagatTCTGTTCCATACACAAAATCACAAAAGAAAGTTCACTTGCTGTGAAATGCTGACAGAAAATCAAGCGAAAGAttcgaaaaaatacaaaaaaaaaatcaatccggaaatattttctcataacTTTTGCGTTTCCTCGATTCAGTCGTAactctttcttttttattcgttCTTTCACACCAACAAATGCGTCGTCGCGTCAAACACTCGTAACTGTTCAAAAACCACAGAAGTTCACATAATATTCCGAAACATTATCATAAcaataatcattaaattaattttgtttcaatttttttttctctgaaaatttactcgttatttattatgattgtCAAGCGAGCGAGCGACACTACCgagaagtaaataaatatagagaGTAAAACATTAAGCGGTTCGAGTGATACACAAAAGTATCGTTTTCGTTTCCacagaaaatacaaaaaaaaaaacaatatcatCAACCGTGACACAGTCATGCGGTAATTGTATTTtgttggaaataattttaaagcacatttttatgaaaatataagaGCATGGTGtgataaagtttttgaaagaCTTGTTCAGGAAAAATATTCACACACAGAGCAAGTTGcagttcatattttatttagtagttattattattcggttacagtttttatttttttctgctttgcttcatttattcatttacttctcgtttaattttttacagtgcAATGCTGAGAACTGCATATTTTTTCCgtcatctaaaatttttaattttgtgtgcaatttattttttttatttttagggtgAAAGATCAATTTCAGACAAGAAGATgagaatttttagttttttcttgaattttttttttattattaaattattttcttttttttaaggtataaaaattgaacagaaattgaaagaaaaaaatgagaaaaaattattttagaatttttttttacatttaggGTAAaagattcatcaaaaaatgaaaatttttattttttttttaatttttttgatttttaaatttcatattttttatttttatttttttaggtataaaaatttgaataaaaattgaaacataaaatga
It encodes:
- the LOC134832563 gene encoding uncharacterized protein LOC134832563 — translated: MTDCSSFRSSTNSTTFNEIMLPKSVKSVSSAGAKNTRIRIVRLNRNRTSVTRNFGFSLRGGKEFGTGFFVSHVEKGSEADLRGLRAGDEIYQVNGYKVSDAVHRELSKYIASQDRITLRVRGVGIIPIKEYVADPLSWQVIGSKQPKATENLERIMLTLAPKMKLGCGICKGPEWKPGIFIQFTKENGVARNAGLRPGDQILSCNGIDFTNIAFNEAVSIMKESHTLDLLIRVSEGVDLFPNESSGYNSSASSATGDQSPCWGNENSKRLSIVREESNSSSGDKRNLNIRTKVRQAGGEVKRSLKQVQAPKVPPRSKTTQISSNGTSTTTTKGVNNTTIIKLSENGTLINNILISNYAGGDAKTKEAMLAHSMEAIKIGDNTKINNNNEQKTIKVEVHQAATLQKKVVSSNGKSIPAPPPPMMPLDLQSTASSISGVTSESDSNNNKDLKCALFEEIRRRAEKKELEPSENPKISEPPAPKKQSGTGFTSNMKQHDMLMEEFKLAHKRMFKNGFVETEKDKQQEEQHVETPPAPTPTPDYDVTPQNSLKKAPQSTLHRVVAHESAKVNGESAEMESIKSFQFNGANMGSSPPKFPQQFFVPRATGPATIKKANPQVAVKIEDYQNKSTTNEKNLNPSPAKRTLKPEQLPSALSNGAHKDTNGTKPKNKVTIVVPNKEMMTNGHA